In the genome of Mercurialis annua linkage group LG8, ddMerAnnu1.2, whole genome shotgun sequence, the window AAAATCTCTTCCACAAAGTCCCAGGAGATAGAATCATATGCTTTTCTAAGGTCAATTTTAAGGATGCATCTAGGGCTACCTTTTTCATTGTGATAATTCCTAGCTAAATCATGAGCAAGCATGATATTATGGGCTATGGGCCTCTTAGGAATGAAAGCTGACTGGTTATCAGACACTAGATTATTAAGTATAGGACTGAGTCTAGAAGTGATAATCTTAGTGATAATTTTATACAGGGTGTTACAGCAAGCAATAGGCCTGAAATCAACTAATCTATCAGCATTAGAACTCTTAGGTATGACAACAATAGCTGTAGAATTAATAGATTTGAGAATTTTACCATTTTGGAAAGTCTCATGCATAGCCTTTACCAAATCACTCTTGACAACCTCCCAGGAGTGCTTGTAGAAATGGCTACTGAAACCATCTGGACCAGCAGCTTTGTCACTCCCAATAGAAAAGACAGCCTTCTTAACTTCCTCTTCATTGATtggtttgcttaaatcaataatatcAGACTCATTAAGGCAGGCACCATCCCTGAACATCTCCCTGTTGATGTGCACTCTGTTCTGATTGTTATTATCATTGAAGAGTTCTCTGTAGAATCTTGTCATCTCACTGTGAATATCATCTTTGTTGATAATACTATCCCCTGAATCAAGCTTTAAGATTGCCACAGTGTTCTTAATCCTTTTCTGCTTGACAGTATTATGGAAAAACTTTGTATTAGAGTCACCAAGTTTGAGCCATTGCACTCTGGACTTCTGCTTGTAAAAGCTCTCCTCACACAGAAGCAAGTATCTCAGATGGTAGCACATAGCTCTTTCTTCAGCAAATAAATGACAGTTAAGGGGATCCTTCTGCACATCAAATTGAACCCTGTCTAGCCTTTCCCTCTGGACTTTCACTTTCTGGGAAATATCTGAGAAACTCTGATTATTCAGTTTGCTAAGTCTGAATTTTATGGCATTCATCTTTTGAGTAATTTGGTACATGGTGTAGCCCTGATAAACTTTACTCCACTCCTCTTCAATGATTTCATCATAACTAGGATGGTTAGACCAAAAATTAAAGTACCTGAAACCTCTCCTCTTCATGTTCCTGAACTCTTTTTGGTTAATAGTGATAATGGGACTGTGGTCAGAGAGACCACTAGTCTTAGCTTCAAAATAAGCATTCTGAAACAAGTCTGTTCACTCACCATTGACAAAAACCCTATCCAATCTCCTCCAGATTATGTTCTCATCACACTGGTTGTTGGTCCAAGTATACCAGCAACCTGTACTTCTAAGCTCAATCAACCCAGAAGCTGTAATACAATCTATCATTTCTCTAGAGTGATTACTATCTAGGGTATTACCACCACATTTATCCTGCTCACCCATAATAGCATTAAAATCACCTTGTATGGACCAAGGTTTACTTGTAATAGCTGCAATAGAAATAATGTCCTGCCATAACTCACATCTATTCATCAAAGCATTATCACCATATATCACAGTCCAGCAGAAAACATTATTATCAATTTCAACATCACAATGAACTAGCTGGGAGGTAGTTTTAATAATGTTAACCTTGACTATACTGCTATCAAACATCACCCAAATTCTTCCAATATCACTATGATTATAATTATCAACCATATTCCACCCTATCATATTAATCTTTTTCCAAACTTTGTCTCTGTTACTCTGCCTAACCCTGGTTTTTAAGATACCAGCTAAGACAATCTTATTATTAACAAGCAGGTGATGAACCTCAGCTTGCTTAAGGGGATCATTCATTCCCCTTATATTCCAGGTTAACATATTCATTAACCTTTTTCCAAAGGCCTAATTGGCCTTTTAGGTTTATCAATCACTTTAATCAACCCAGGAGTCTTAGTAACCATACCTCCACCTTTGAGCTTTGGGTTCAGATTAACATTCTCCACCATACTCTTCCCCTGTCTGTTCTTCTGCTTCCTGTTAGTGACAAGTTGAAACCCATCCTCAAAAATAGGATTAGATTTTGGGGAAACAAAACTGCTTTGTCCCTTATCAATCTCAATCTCTGGAACTTCTTCAGTAATAACCTCAGCAATGGGATCCTGTTgactctcttctttttctttagtGACCACTTCTGTACTCAACTCCACTGCTTCATTGTTGGTTTTAGCAATCCAGACTTGTTTTTGCTCACAATTCCTGTGGCCAAGCTTCTTATAAGTTGAACACAATAGAGGTTTCCACTCATATTCTACCATTTGAGTTCTCTGTTCTCCATCTTCATCTTCTATCACAACAATGTCAGGAAAAATGCCAGAAATCTTCATATCAATCAAGACTCTAGCATAAGCAagtctagatctatctctagtGCATTTATCAGCAAATAACGGTCTACCCAGTGTGCTAGCTATCGAGCTTAATGATTCTGGATTCCAGCCCATGGAAGCATATGAAATTTTACCCAAACAGGGATATACACTATATCATCAATATCAAAACTCATTTTCCTTTTCCATTCTTGGAGAAGAAGGGGATGTCTGTCGAAGGTTATAGGCCCATCTGCCATAGCTTTCATTTTAGCTTCCTCATCTTCAAATTGGAAGGCAAACAGATTAGGTTTAATCTGGTAAAAATCGATTAGACCAATTTTCCCCCATCTGTTTTTGATAAAGCTTTGAAGCTTGTAAAACTTAGGGTTTATCCCATAGACACAACCCAGAATAGTGTTTTTCCATCTATCAACTTCCTTCAGCGAATCTTCCTCATGGATCTTAGCAATACGAACTCCATTAGACACCAATGGAGGAATAAATTTTAACCCAGCATTAGGATCTCTTATACGGTTAGACCTTAGCAGATCAGCCCATTCTTTCTTCTTAACTTCAGGATCTGTAGTATTCCTACCATCATCTTCTACATCCTTATCCTTTTGATGGTTTTCAACCAAGACCTCTTCATAGATCTGAGGTGTTTCACTAGATTGAGATGTCTCCCCCATTTCAACATTTCCATTAATGGATTCATCTTGAACAACTTGTTTACTAGCCTTAATCTGAGAAATCGTTTTCTTACTCTGTTTCTTCGCCATGGAAACAGTGTATGTTAGCAGGATGCTATCTTGCACTGAGAGAGAACAGGAGAGAGAAAACGGTCATTTATTAACTTAACTTCTAATTTGTTCTGATAAAAAAATGACTTAAGGGTCTTTATTGAACCTGCAAATCTATTTTTCCATATTATGGTCtacctaaaaaaaaaattacatagatACACTTAATTAATTTGcttattaaatagaaaatcctttctattttttatcaaaggctaaaattttcattgatgagaatgaaaatTACATAGATGAATGATTcttcaacaaattaaaaaaactattctaAAATAATGATGACAGATGTTAATACAGTCATCGATTAGGGCTTTTTAAACCATCAAAAGGTTACCCAAAATATACATGGTCCAAATTGAAAATACAATCTTGAaacttcaaacttttcaaatctcATCTTCAATATGGATCCATAAGTGATTTCCtaatttttagatctacaaaaacATAGATGTAAAGCTCGAACAGATAAAGAGGAGTTAAAAgactttaaaagtttatttaatcaaaaataaaattcaaataaacacCTTAGAGAAAGACTTATTGAAACAAGAAAAGTAGAAATGTGATTAATAAAACTATAGGCGGAGAGAAAATGATTTTCCAGTTAACCGGAAAAAACATTTTTTCCCACACttaaagaagatgaagaagaaaaagagttttttagttttagagagaagggagagcaaCTCTACCTTAATGAacgtttgaaattaaaatttaaagggaaattaaaatttaaagagaaaTTCTAATTAGAATTTTGTTCCTCTTTAGAGCATTATAAAAGCACACCAACTAAACATATAACTAAAGATATATAGATAAGAAGAGAGAAATTGAAACTCTTCATTgtagtaattattttataattttgcacTCACAATTGCCATGGGAggagatattttttatttctattgtcTATTtgtgattatcatgttgttcaAAGATTTTAGAATTCATGTACATTAATTTATATGTGGCATTAAAGTTTAAGTTAACGAACACATAATCAGTGACGGAGTTAGGATTTTTATACAGGGGGTCAAATATCAATAtacatgtaataccccgtgtttttggTAAAAGTATTTATTggattaattatgttattttagcCAATTGGAGTTAAAGATAAGGGAATTTCTGCAAATGAGACGGAAAATAGAATTTTGACGAggaatgaattttaataaagttggattatgttattagattaaattaatctgaattaaaatttatctcgTATTTGGATATCGAGATAAACATGTCGGGATTTAAtagaaaaattggagaaatttccattaaataaaataaatgattttaaattggatatttaaataatatacatagattttattatttggattattttaaaagaatccataaatatttggaatattatttttaaatacgaATTTAAGCGCGACATATAAATTATAcggttaaataataaaattttaggaaaaaggaaataattaatattttggacTATTAAAAGGACTCCGTATAATTTATTGTCGTTTGAAAAATTAGATTTAACCTCGATACAATAGCGACTTAGTTAGTCGATTAGATTATTAGTaatggatttaatttaaaaactaagTAGAAGAGATTTTTAATTGGGTTGGATTAAATGAGTGGGTTAAAAAGATAAAGGGAGcccatttaaattataaagccCAAATTTCTATTTCTTTAATTGAGATAAAAACATTCCAGAGATTTCTTTTTCTCATCTTCCTCTTCAAAACATCACGCTTAAGAGAATGGAGAAGGCTAGAGTGTAGGACTTTGGATGGAAATTTCAAACAATCACTCTTAAAAAAGATCAATTCATCTTTGCCATCAGTTTTGGAGCTTAAATGGAGGTAATTATCTCTTATTCATGGTTGAAACATTGAATTGATAGGTTAAGATTTATGGTTCAAAGAGAAAAGCTTGGCTAGCATATAATTAAACTCATATTAAGGTGGTTAATCTCTAAGTCTAAGGTCAATTAAGCTGTGAATTGATGATGGGTTTAAGGGTTTAAGCAATCAAGTTTGTTAAGAAAAGTTAAGAACCAAAAGCTGAAAATTTTTAATTGTTgctaaattatgatttttgaaGAACCGGAGTTGGAGTCGGGCTAGGAGCGGAGCGTGGAGGTCGGAGAGAAAATCGGTCAGGCCATTTGGCCTGACCAGTCTGCTCGAGTTGAGCAGACCCGTGTCTGCTCAGCCATGAGCAGACCAGCCGGTCGCTCCGGGTCCTCGTGTCGCCAAacaattttggctaaaatagaGTGTTTTcggaaatttaaacaaattggGTTAAGTAAAAATTAAGgctgaaaatggaaatttttagACTTTAACAAGTGATTTTCAAATGAGAAGTTGAAAGAGATTATGGCATAAATCAAATTCAAGCCAAAGTGCTTGAATGtaaaatttagggttaattgcaaattcatacacgaatTTTACCctgatttgcaattacaacataaactttgaaacttgtcaatgttagtaaccaactttaaacttttggcaaatcgatataccaaacacgaaaaataagtaacgtggacattgtaatatacagCCATGTGTCGTTGTGTGATTGGTCGGtttaccaatttgccaaaaaatgaaagttggttactgacattgccaagtttcaaagtttatgttgtaattataaattagagtaaagttcgtgtatacatttgcaattaaccctaaaatttaaagtgtttTTAAGAGGGATTAAGATATTTTGTGAGTTGAATGAATGGATTCAAAATGATTTAGAAAATTTAAGGTAAAGTTACAAATAAAGTTTGAAATTTAGTTAAGTGTTAAAATTTAGGAGTTAAAAATGGTTGGTTTAAGGAATTTGTTAAGTGAAAAGTCGAATTGGTTAAATAAGTCCTTAAGAAGGAAAGAGTAAAAGAAATAGACTTAGAACCAATTCAAACTTGAACGCATGAATATAAACGCGAAATTTTGAAAGTAAAGTAGTTTGCgaattaaaatgttaatatagtatttatttgtattatagaTTGTACGCGTATTTGGATTGGAGAAGTAGAGAATTTGGAGGGTTAAGCAACGAGCtattttattttgctttatgaaatttggattaatcgatcgaggtgagttcgcgatttactttcgtgtattattatttttatacataaatagatacatgtatttgattgaattttttagttttaaactcATGTATTTATGTATAATATTACTAGAACTTCATTAAAGTATTTTAGATAataagtttgtgatttttattaataCTCTATTTTATGCTATgaatgattaaaatatattatactttaTTAAAGGTCGCATAAATtgagtttgaaatatatttgatactAGACTTTGATTTTATTAAGGATGATGTGATTTGTAGTCGGCGATGGCTAGATCGTGAGATCGCCAATGAAATAGTATCGATTATTTTAAAAGAGCATGTATTATTTAGTTAATGCTCTTTATTCTTTTAATGTCTCTTAGCATGTATTTTGGTATAGAGAAATTGAGAATTTAATTATAGTACTTGTTCTTTTAATAGCTTCATTACATGTATGTTTATTATACGAACTTATACATTGTTTGTTATgtggaattattatttaaacccaatatgtgatccgggggaaacgagctacctattgaaCGTCAATAGATTGTatgatcaccagtactgatacgagtctaggcgtctatggtcaatgatttgaaatgataaattgtAAATATCGATTGATTAATGGAAAAAGGAGGATAAAAAGAAATGTGATAGACACAAGGTAAcccggttgaactatctcgggacatgtgtctagtgggtaactcggtcgaactatctcgggacccacaacttgggattaagtagtggcatgagtaactcggttgaactatctcgggactatgccacgtggtagcggataactcggtcgaactatctcgggacccggccactcggacgatatgatCGAAAAACAGTTATTGTCGATTATGACCAATAAGTCCATAGCACTTGGGTTCAgagtttcgaacggatccgaTATTTGAAACTATTAATTTACgttataattgtttatatttacTTAATcgtttattattaaaatatgtttGAATAATaagtttattgtttttttttaacgagtaattttattaaaagcCTCACTTATGGCGGAGGGAAGCCGTAGTTACAAAAGCCAAGAGagatacaaataaataaataaaaaatcctcTCAAGGCATAAAAGGAAAGCTATAAAAAAAGAAGGGCATAACCCACTCAACTAGTTCTAGGAAACATATAACCATGATAGTCCTGCAAAAGAAAAGTAGAAATATATAGTAAAGTATGTTTATCGTGAATGCGaccttattttaattataataccgttagtaaattgtgaactcactcagcgttgtctgatCCCCCAatagtgtttcctttcaggctTAATATATGACGatgtggtcgagcttccatccgttgttccggaagtctcagTTATGGGGAGTCTTATTCTTCtaagagctgcagtagtcatgATAGTAGAGTTAGCCAGTAGTAaacaattgttttttattttatgctaTGACGTAATGATGTATTTTGGGAAAGTGAACTATCCagaaatttaatatatggtTAATTGGTAGTTTATACAGAGTGGTTTGTGTGTTTTTCACAGGTGTGGTTTATTAAGTTTACAGGCGTTATGTTGccgatttttcaaaaataaattatttaagttttataatgatttttaaacGCGAAAAGTTCTTGGTGAatttaggcttgttacgggtgtCAGATCCaaattctcattccctagcgccggtcgcggccctcgattttgggtcgtgacaatacaTTATAtgtctatttataaaaaaaatattgtactATATATCAAAGACTTGAAATTTTACGAAAAATCATCCAACAAATTATAACactaacaataataataaaccataaaaatataaaaataaaatgaagcaaaatttaaaaaagaccAACCTTACAATTGAACAATTCAAGGTCAAAGTGTTGATTTAAGTTGTAAGGCTATATTGATATCTGATATCTGCATATTACATAATCATGTAAAACAAACACATGTATAATGAATAATCAATTTGATCACATTAGCACAAACAGTAaagtaatataatttttaaatttattttatgaaaaattagaaaataaataagaaggACAACTTACTGTTCAAATGGGTGCCAAAaattaacttttctttttatctaAAAGTTGTGCTCGTCGTTCTTTCAAAGAGCTAAATTCATCTATAATTGAATCGGTACTAAACATCATAgcaatttcattttcaatataAAGAGTCAAGCAATCATTCAAAAACTCATCCTCCATTTTATTTTGAAGTTTTGTCTTCATTATCTTCATGACTGAAAATCCTCTTTCAGTAGTTTCTGTTGATACGGGAAGAGTGAGAATAAACCTAATCAATTTGTCGACAAGCGGATATATCTCTGCTTTTCTAGTTCTCATAAGCCCTTGGCATAATTCTTGAAGATTATGTGAAATTTGCAATTTTGGATGGCTTGAAATGTCAATCTCAAAGAGCTGAAGCTCTACCTTTAAACGCAATAATTCTTGCTCGGTAAAATCATCCAGATAGAATTTTTTTACAAGTTTGCAACTATCATCAATCTTGAATGACTGAAATCTATCTCTAGGATTTAAAGCAGAACTAAGAATAAGCAACTCCACATAATGTTCATTAAACCTGCTGTTCAACTTTtgcttcattttatttttatatttttatggtttattattattgttagtGTTATAATTTGTTGGATGATTTTTCGTAAAATTTCAAGTCTTTGATATACAGTAcaatattttttctataaatagacaTATAATGTATATTGATATTTGACCCCCCTGTATAAAAATCCTAGCTCCGTCACTGCTTGAGACTTTCGTTGTAAAGATTGACAAAGTACTCGAGTTATTTCCATGAGCTCTTTCATAAGATGCGAAATCAAAATAAAGTCAAAAGATGATAATTGGTTCAAAGCAAAATCTGCATCTCCCCTTTGAGAATACGAGGCACCTTCATCAACCATCTTGCTTAAAACCACACAagttgcattaaacatcttcaACAGACTAGAAATAGAATCTAGATGAGATCCCCAACGAGTATCTCCTGCACGTTTTAAGGTGCCAATTTGATTAAGTCTCTACCAGATTCAAGCTTATTATTTGCAATCTTTTCAACAAGTTCGGTAGATTGAGCCTCTTCAACTTATCATTACGTTTAGTAGATGCAGTGACAATGTTGATAATGAAAACCAAGTTGGTGAAGAATTGATGAACATTAGCAACTTCCCGTGATGCTACAACCAAAGCAAGTTGTAAACGATGCGCTAGACAATGGATGTAGTATGCGTAAGGACATGCATCACAAACCAAAACTTGTAATCCGTTCCATTCCCCTCTCATATTACTAGCTCCATCATATCCTTGTCCACGTATATTCTGAATGGACAAATTATGTCGAGCAAGAATAGAAAAAATCTCATCTCTTAAAGTTATTGCCTTAGTATCTCTCACATGAACAACACTAAAAAGCTGCTCACAGATAAATCCATTCTTGTGCACAAATCTCAAAATAAGCGCCATTTGCTCTCGTTTAGACTCATTTCGAGATTCATCTACAATAATAGAAAATTTTGCATCACCTATCTCTTGGCGGATTTCTCTTTCAATTTTAGTAGAAAACACATAAAGAATCTCCTTTTGTATATCTGGTGATGTATGTGATGCATTCTTTGGAGCATTATCTTGAACAACACTTGCTAGACTCATCGCGAGAGGGTACACTTTCCGCAAGTGGAACAAAAGTTGGACCTTCATTATGAACTGATTCAACTCTTTTAATCTTTTGGGGATGATTTGGATTTGATGTTTCATCACAAAGGTTTGATGGTTGATGTTCTTGttgactatttttttcttttgaaaaacaTATCAACAGTTGCCAATTTTTCCATATTAacctaaacaaaacaaaattataatttatataaattgtagTCATTTTTCAAAGACTATAAAATAATCctaattatactatttttatatatctaacaacaaatgatttttaataacataatttttacaaaacaatttattatacaaataaatttaacatataaaaaaaatgaacaaaactGATGTTATGAATAAGTAAACAAATCTATTCAAAATTTTTAATCATTACAAATGGTAgaatataaattacaaaaattaaacgTAAATTGAAGTTCATACGCACCTTTTTTCAGATAGctagagaaaataaaaaatcgcTCCAAGTTTGGTTGATGATTCTTCTCAAATAGATATTTAATGAAACAATGATCTGGAAcaaattttcttttcaaaagagCAAATTGTGAAAAAGGCAGTGGCTTGCTCGTTACTCCAAATAGGAAACCAAAGGACACTGATgatgagaaagaaaaataaaagaaaaacaaatacaataatAATGGCCTAATTAAATTggatttccatttttttatgggctattcaaATGGGTTATATGAAAAAGTCAAGAATGAGTTAATTGAGATAAATGGGGATTGGAGAGTGGGCTCATTTTAAGGCTACGGGCTAtgtaatttatattaacttattCTATTATAATTGTAAGTTAGTGGGTGGGCATTTTATTAAGCTATGATCTCTAtaatttttgtaacttttaaaaagttagggAGGTTAAGACCCTCTCTAGCCTCCCCCTAATTCCGTCACCGGATATTATgaattttagataaaattatgtAGTCATATTCCTCTAATTTGGAAGCATAAATTTTGCCTTGTATTCAATTTTTCTTTCGGTTGCTAGCTCGACATCGTTTTTCTTGCAATGCTTTATTAGTGGCAAGAGATAATTTAAATCCTATCCTTATTGTCCGTTCCTTACGCGGAGTAGAAGAACCTTCTTCTCATATTTTCTTGCATTGTCCCTATACTTGAAATATATGatgtttcatttttattaagtttGGTCTTATTTGGATTACTCCTTCttcgatttataaatatttttgaacttttggaaTGATTGTTCTTTATATGCTTAcaagtaattataaaaaattatttggtacttttatattttagaaTCATGAAAAGCGagaaacaaaacattttcagaGGTGAATCTACTCAAAAAGAGGATGTATTTTACTGAGTGATTATCACAGcaattctatattttatttttgttttattctcATTTTCCATACCCATATAATGATGTTTTTGGACGTTTGAATTGCTCTGTAAATCTTGACTGATTTTTGTAATCCATTTTTAGTTCTTTTGTCTTTTACTCTTTGTGTTTGAGCAAACAAACAGccattttacataaaaaatattatatataaagtataattaatataatttttattataatcaattaaaataaaatgctaTTGAACCTATCATCTTAAACTATTTATCCTTCCTTATATAGCATTATTTAGTTCGTCTTCCCctttaaaatatatatctaaaaaataaatttttaatttattcactAGTTTATTAACTCGTCAAGtaggttaaaaaaattgaaaaaaaaaacatttattcttaataaaataacaatgaaaattcttggccaaacacatatttaggtccctgcactattactcttttccaacttaagtccctgaactataaaacgtttaaaataagtCCCTACACTATCAAAAACATCTATTTTAAGTCCCTATCATTGCGCAAGTTAACGGAATGTGGATGACGTTAacaattatatatcaaaaatgctattttggtctctgcactatcatttttttccaaattgggTCCTTACACTATTAGAAACATCAATTTTAAGTCTTTCtatcacataatttaaataatattaataaaaattttattttattttattttttaatgttattaattttttttagcatttcCAAAGCTAGAATCATCTCCgaccattaataaaaaaaaattcattttaatttaaaattttaattatttaaaatttattaatttaattaaataaaaataattttttattttatataattaattttttatttttataaaaaattaaatatattaaaaaacagtTCGTCTACCTCGCAatctttaaaatatcatatttttaaaaatatttattttaatttaaataaataaatttattttgaattaatcaattttgagtaattaaaaatttaagttagatTTATAGTGCAAGGACTCAAAtggcaaaaaaattatagtgcaAGGACTCAAAtggcaaaaaaattatagtgtagggactcaaaattttaatttcataaattttaactacAACCAATCTCAGAGTCAAGCgtttgtatctcactctctaacGGAATGACACGGAGGGACTTAAATCAGAGACTTTTAATAGTGCAgggatttattttaaatgttttatagttcagggacttaagttggaaaaaaatgatagtgcagggacccaaatatgtgtttggccaAAATTCTTTCACGAAATTGCAGAGAAAATAGTTAATTCATAAAGGAGACACATATGACTACTGAAAATATAAcattctttaattaattagattggTATCCTGATCTGTCAACGGCATTTTTTTAAATGCATAATTAATGAAAATTGTCTCTAGTGGACTCATATTTTAGAATATACGACAACAATAAGACTGGCATGGTCATTAAAATACTATATGATGCATCGGAATTTCCATCTCCATCTTAAGGCCATGATCAAGTAGTTATTCTTGATATAATAATACTCATATTATCATTAAAAATTAGTTATGCTTTTATTAATGGGATTGGAAGATACCTTATGATCTTGTCTTTGAATTTCAATGTTCAAGTGTATGATTAATGTGTGCATCTTTATCGGTTTTATTAGTAAtcaattcaatttttctttttaatttataattaaatattaaataatattatataattaaaattctgaatatatgaatatatttttaatatttttgaggacgtatttatttaaaatataaatataaatgtaaagtggtaattattaaattagaaGAGAGTATATAAAGAATATTCTAAAACTGTGAATTATAGAAAAGTGGAttggaataaaaatatatgtagaaaatttaaaataatatgaatttcACCCTATTTTTAGGTTTTAGCTTGGAGATGTCCTAATACAAAGTCTAACCCTTAAACTTTAGGCTTAATGTCCTAAAAAATTCCGACCTTCCATCCTCTTTTTAatcctatcctgacgttgaaaaattgtcaattttaccctaatttgcatttttttcatttcaattgtaccctgaaacataaaattgacctttatttatttgacaaaagttcaatatttttttacaatggtcaatttaatataaaaagttaatctaatgcagaAAGAGTCAATCTAAAAaactttttccaaataaaaaaaggtcattGTTATACTctagagtacaattgaaatgaaaaatataaatagggTAAAGTTGACAGATTTGTAAcatcagggtaggattgaaaaggggatgaaaggtcagagttttttttaagacattaaccTTAAACTTTATCACTTTGTTACTTGTGATCTATTAAACAAAATTCATTTCCTATTgaacctttttattttaaatt includes:
- the LOC126661039 gene encoding uncharacterized protein LOC126661039, which translates into the protein MKHQIQIIPKRLKELNQFIMKVQLLFHLRKVYPLAMSLASVVQDNAPKNASHTSPDIQKEILYVFSTKIEREIRQEIGDAKFSIIVDESRNESKREQMALILRFVHKNGFICEQLFSVVHVRDTKAITLRDEIFSILARHNLSIQNIRGQGYDGASNMRGEWNGLQVLVCDACPYAYYIHCLAHRLQLALVVASREVANVHQFFTNLVFIINIVTASTKRNDKLKRLNLPNLLKRLQIISLNLVET